The Rhizoctonia solani chromosome 4, complete sequence genome contains a region encoding:
- a CDS encoding Retrovirus-related Pol polyprotein from transposon TNT 1-94, whose amino-acid sequence MEEALAGPQALKWWKAMQNEVNTFDKLDTTKLTELPYKRKAMGNKWVLTLKQDENGEPVCYKAQLVVQGFSQQPGINFDKTFAPVVQLDSICTLVLLANNNNWDIVMDMKFLQ is encoded by the coding sequence ATGGAGGAGGCCCTTGCAGGACCACAGGCACTCAAATGGTGGAAGGCAATGCAGAATGAGGTCAATACCTTTGACAAACTAGACACAACCAAACTCACTGAATTACCCTACAAACGCAAGGCAATGGGGAACAAATGGGTTCTCACGCTCAAGCAAGATGAGAATGGTGAACCAGTATGCTATAAAGCACAATTAGTTGTCCAAGGTTTTAGCCAACAGCCAGGTATCAACTTTGATAAGACATTTGCACCTGTTGTACAATTAGATTCCATTTGTACACTTGTATTGCTTGCTAACAACAACAACTGGGatattgttatggatatgaaatttcttcaataa
- a CDS encoding peptide-N(4)-(N-acetyl-beta-glucosaminyl)asparagine amidase A, translating to MKTFPQLFGAASALLVAKSFVLGQKVLEVPHLEQLETIAGLPTPAHLFSELGTGLNILDRRVPLSTNDNTTIPLVDLQISHPPPVPKTGTHCTVELLSYAFGNSYDAPAVVPYSPPNNQECGTVGSWGAVVGNLTVYSNGTQYDRLSSLYLDHVEIWRHSSAEPTKTGTVWTSLKDLTPYTALLSKNGTLLMDFSNIISVDLGLDGVFYVTLTATFYSDVLKTPPSVKAPSEVIIPLSNFSPDRSNYFAISDSAVGGVSNVTIPHNAVNAMVEVYCSGNSAEEFWYLNTPDEIAAYFSPDAGLVTKGPFREVQVLVDGKLAGVVWPFPVIYTGGITPTNWRPLTSYGAYNQPTYFVDITPFLPTLTDSGPHNITLGVLGQGLSPPHSINSNWFVSGNIRVTLGSSQTRTTGKITSYAVDPYVDPSVKGSATSGNATVHASISAQRKLRIASELVIGGKEKRSVVFEQNLKFDNAQDYADDGWVQWGTQSTTGYTKSSVNGQVSLLDTFSYPLSVFSNYSLYSMQFGAYGSAINQTFTRALLPPSGVAHTIFWTSRAQGWVGMDDAPGLRHAINGTGETQQAFGYGDIAGETYFRKSHAKNDGWVSDKVWGTLANANPPVKDTSPNGGSGFKRRELGARFPKGN from the exons ATGAAAACGTTTCCCCAGTTGTTTGGTGCTGCCAGTGCGTTGCTTGTTGCCAAAAGTTTCGTTCTCGGCCAAAAGGTTCTTGAGGTCCCTCATCTTGAACAACTCGAAACTATAGCCGGTCTTCCCACTCCTGCgcatcttttttctgagcTTGGGACTGGGTTGAACATCTTGGATCGCCGGGTACCTTTATCGACCAATGATAACACTACTATACCTCTCGTAGACTTGCAGATTTCGCATCCGCCTCCTGTTCCAAAGACCGGAACTCATTGTACTGTTGAACTCCTGAGCTATGCGTTTGGAAATAGTTACGATGCCCCTGCTGTAGTCCCCTACTCTCCGCCTAATAATCAAGAATGTGGGACTGTGGGAAGCTGGGGTGCGGTAGTAGGAAATCTAACGGTCTATTC TAATGGGACCCAGTATGATAGATTGAGT TCTCTTTATCTTGATCACGTTGAGA TTTGGCGCCACTCAAGCGCCGAACCTACCAAGACCGGGACTGTTTGGACTTCACTAAAAGACTTGACACCCTATACAGCGTTGTTATCAAAAAATGGCACACTATTGATGGACTTTAGTAACATCATATCCGTTGACCT AGGACTTGATGGTGTTTTCTATGTTACTTTGACTGCAACATTCTACTCCGACGTTCTCAAGACACCACCAAGTGTGAAGGCTCCTTCCGAGGTCATCATACCCCTAAGTAATTTCTCACCGGACCGGAGTAACTACTTTGCCATTTCGGATAGCGCCGTAGGTGGTGTTAGTAATGTGACTATTCCGCACAACGCTGTGAATGCTATGGTGGAGGTCTATTGCAGCGGTAACTCAGCCGAGGAGTTTTGGTATTTGA ATACACCGGATGAAATTGCAGCATACTTCTCTCCAGATGCGGGATTGGTGACAAAAGGTCCCTTCAGGGAAGTGCAGGTACTTGTGGACGGGAAGCTCGCTGGAGTCGTATGGCCGTTCCCAGTGATTTACACTG GGGGCATAACGCCCACCAACTGGCGCCCATTAACCTCTTATGGCGCATATAACCAGCCGACATATTTT GTCGATATTACCCCCTTCTTACCCACCTTGACCGACTCAGGACCTCACAATATCACGCTCGGCGTGCTTGGACAGGGTCTGTCTCCGCCTCACTCGATCAACTCTAACTGGTTCGTATCTGGCAATATCCGCGTGACACTTGGATCCTCTCAAACCCGCACGACGGGAAAGATAACTTCCTATGCTGTGGATCCATACGTTGATCCGAGTGTTAAAGGCTCTGCGACATCGGGCAATGCGACTGTGCATGCTTCTATCTCTGCGCAGCGTAAGCTTCGGATCGCGTCTGAGCTGGTGATTGGGGGGAAAGAGAAGCGGAGTGTAGTGTTTGAACAGAATCTGAAGTTTGATAACGCTCAGGATTATGCAGACGATGGATGGGTTCAG TGGGGAACGCAGTCCACCACTGGCTATACCAAATCGTCGGTAAATGGACAAGTGTCCCTGCTCGACACATTTTCATATCCTCTTTCAGTATTTTCAAACTATTCTTTATACTCGATGCAATTCG GTGCATATGGCTCGGCCATCAACCAAACATTTACTCGCGCACTGCTGCCACCTTCTGGTGTGGCACATACCATCTTCTGGACCAGTCGTGCACAAggctgggttggaatggatgatgCTCCAGGATTAAGACATGCAATCAACGGTACTGGGGAGACGCAGCAGGCTTTTGGGTATGGTGATATTGCGGGAGAG ACGTACTTCCGAAAGAGTCACGCCAAAAACGATGGATGGGTTTCGGATAAAGTATGGGGGACACTCGCCAACGCCAATCCGCCCGTCAAAGATACGAGTCCAAACGGAGGGTCGGGCTTCAAGCGTCGTGAGCTAGGGGCTAGGTTTCCCAAGGGCAATTAG
- a CDS encoding Sugar (and other) transporter produces MTRQHDSLSPPGGTRKSRRLVGQPLLYALTCFASLGVFLFGYDQGVMSGIITGPQFQAYFKQPDRYQIGTMVAILEVGAFITSIASGRIADMIGRRRTLFTGACVFVIGGAIQTFTPGFKVMVLGRIVSGFGVGLLSTIVPIYQSEISPAEHRGKLACIEFTGNIFGYASSVWIDYFSSFLEGDWSWRLPLFMQCVIGGILAAGSILLPESPRWLIDHDYLDEGRRVISDLHGVDLDDMKVVAEFDEIKEMVELDRQIGDRSYLAMWRRYRQRVLIAMSSQAFAQLNGINVISYYAPMVFEQAGWIGREAILMTGINGIIYVLSTIPTWYLVDVWGRRAILMSGAAVMAVALTATGWFMYIDQIYTPNAVVVCVIVFNAAFGFSWGPIPWLYPPEIMPLAFRAKGVSMSTATNWFFNWVVGQVTPVLQDVIKWRLYPMHAFFCCCSFILVYFLYPETMGIPLEEMDAVFGEERPSNDDDDSETSSLVRGRPRSYDSPAGSRRSSPAPNQGWLSSVFGRRKAGDAYQAVPTGADHA; encoded by the exons ATGACTCGGCAACATGATTCATTATCACCGCCTGGTGGGACCAGAAAGAGCCGCCGCCTCGTCGGCCAGCCTTTACTCTACGCGTTGACATGCTTTGCGAGCTTGGGCGTTTTCCTT TTCGGATATGACCAAGG TGTCATGTCGGGAATTATTACTGGCCCGCAATTTCAGGCATACTTTAAACAACCCGATAGGTACCAAATAGGCACCATGGTTGCCATTTTGGAGGTCGGAGCTTTCA TCACATCCATCGCCTCTGGTCGCATAGCCGATATGATTGGGCGACGAAGAACACTTTTCACTGGAGCTTGCGTCTTTGTCATTGGCGGAGCCATCCAAACGTTCACGCCGGGATTCAAGGTAATGGTCCTTGGACGAATTGTCAGCGGTTTTGGCGTGGGTCTCTTATC GACAATCGTGCCGATTTACCAGAGTGAAATATCACCTGCCGAACAC CGAGGCAAGTTGGCTTGTATTGAATTTACTGGAAATATCTTTGGTTACGCCTCGTCGGTG TGGATCGATTACTTTTCGTCCTTCCTCGAGGGCGATTGGTCATGGCGGCTTCCGCTTTTCATGCAATGCGTGATCGGCGGTATTCTGGCAGCGGGCTCAATACTGCTTCCGGAAAGTCCTCG TTGGTTGATTGACCATGATTACCTTGACGAGGGACGGCGAGTCATCTCGGACCTTCACGGTGTAGATCTCGATGACATGAAGGTTGTCGCTGAATTTGATGAAATCAAGGAGATGGTTGAGCTTGAT CGGCAAATAGGAGATCGATCCTACCTGGCAATGTGGAGGCGATACAGACAGCGTGTTTTGATTGCCATGTCTTCACAGGCCTTCGCGCAATTG AATGGTATTAATG TCATTTCTTACTATGCTC CGATGGTTTTCGAAC AGGCTGGATGGATTGGCAGAGAGGCCATCCTCATGACCGGTATCAACGGAATTATATACGTGCTTAGCACTATCCCCACATGGTATCTGGTCGATGTTTGGGGACGACGAGCAATTCTTATGAGTGGTGCCGCAGTG ATGGCCGTAGCTCTTACCGCAACTGGATGGTTCATGTACATCGACCAAATCTACACTCCCAATGCAGTTGTGGTTTGTGTGATTGTCTTCAATGCTGCATTCGGCTTCAG CTGGGGACCCATCCCGTGGTTGTATCCTCCGGAG ATCATGCCGCTGGCATTCCGTGCCAAAGGTGTTTCGATGTCTACGGCGACC AACTGGTTTTTCAATTGGGTTGTTGGCCAAGTGACGCCTGTTCTTCAAGACGTGATCAAATGGAGACTGTACCCAATGCACGCGTTCTTTTGTTGCTGCAGCTTCATACTGG TATACTTCCTGTACCCCGAAACCATGGGTATCCCATTGGAAGAAATGGACGCCGTGTTTGGCGAAG AACGACCAAgcaacgacgacgacgattcCGAGACTTCGTCACTTGTCCGCGGACGGCCTCGGTCATACGACTCGCCTGCTGGCTCAAGGCGTTCAAGTCCTGCGCCGAATCAGGGTTGGTTGAGCAGCGTATTTGGGCGGCGCAAGGCTGGCGATGCATATCAGGCTGTTCCAACCGGAGCAGACCATGCGTAA
- a CDS encoding integrase core domain protein: MAEKTPTITGASGLHRIPSLRGTENYNTWRIQMEDILTDLDLYSYVDGTNERPEPKIKIRVTGRKDDDGNDLPDLEVGDDDSAYTEWIKADRKALSNIRLRVEGNVLTHIQSCKYSADAWNLLAATFQVKGTVGLIDLRRKFFSHRMSDSEDIEEHIQRMRGWFQQINDIAPNSCTEANWITTLVASLPDSWDTFTQSVSFEFDTEDKNKLANQVSDLRSRIMAEAHRRNTRQPDGKTFFATNKPSFNKFVRTNMSNKGPDKSKSKCNNCGKIGHWAAKCRGPGGGAFKPNHSNKGGQPNRRFNTPGKARNGNARTHIAIANNSEHKEYAFSTLEDEISLIGKTPNTWIADSSTTTHIAIDWNAFSNYTKSSGYVAGVTGKEPIMGRGTVELLCLNNTEKNKYTKIRLTNVAHVLSLPANLISLSLVTDKGTRILMDQNELQILDKNNRPIIIGSKLKNCKQGNLWKISMKPVNNRNQKLENNKLTEIVLTKQTGRTWFEWHKVLGHIGPQALQRLKSNKAINGMEIIEDNIGLNFECDVCMQSKAHTQPFPKESQTKVSEIGKLIVTNVWGPAQTTSIGQYRYYVSFTDVATRFTCLGFLKHKDETLNKYKAFEAMINTQKDKKIKRVHFDNSRKFVNKDWIKHTNLKGTILETMAPYSAQQNGIAERLNCTLADKARAMLLELGAPKFLWNKAIAYACYLKNQVPTQVQGKFWKTPFKAFWGKRPNVSVLQPWGTKCYVLDQGESRSKLESKTFTALFTGILDVQGKSWRYYKTGANRILHSRNILFPRTHTQADNIHNNTDWGESVVPPAEGERMTRTNSTAEQRDENARTGGANQVSEQIKSETKHTSELKDIKSKGKNKQKASNSPSQSTEPKLTTHAAVPKPSSTRSKLTMPHSGTRLDTAESACKINANPSLKSSGVQTHRQNPNKPKLTLDTNYGGVKITVKDTAAAPTGLSSPNIPGAFTNYVTELNKYCNDSGSDYSDAYILGTSANQHDSVTNITLFCSHIPSLVSDTLSIISAPTIPTKLASELAAQEEPRIPAFTPTGELAGRFGELKLTSEHFPPPAESILETFTNNDPHWVFAANLPATSNNPTTEEALLGPDADKWKAAMEQEIATLEKQGTYNTSTLPPGRKAMGCRWVLTIKQNKEGQPIQYKAQLVVQGYSQQPGIDYGQTFAPVVRLDSIRTLTSLANQNNWDIQQLDVTSAYLHADIKEELYMRQIPYFDDGSSNVLHLCQSLYGLKQAGRMWNYACVYHWIMDISGKLYVLIVAVHVDDSIIITTPNNTDFVVSKLLCEFEMRDLGPIRHFLGIHFKRYRQQGLKDAYPADTPMSLNVQLTRYDGIKPKFPYGIFVAQYTTCYGPAHVTAIKRVIRYLKGTSFLGLLYKQSEAEVGFGEVGYSDADWGSNLLDRKSISGNVYLLGGAAVSWSAKKQPTVALLTMEAEYMALSHACTQAIWFRQFFQELYYPADAPTLILSDNLAALTLSVESQFHGRSKHIDIRHHFMRDTIEKRMISTLYVPSNENLADALTKALPAPQFNYLTNAIMGEQVFEGPEEEEAD, from the exons ATGGCTGAGAAAACACCAACCATTACTGGTGCAAGCGGATTGCACCGAATCCCATCCCTCCGGGGAACTGAGAATTACAACACATGGCGTATACAGATGGAAGATATACTTACCGATCTCGATCTGTATAGCTATGTAGACGGCACAAATGAAAGACCCGAACCTAAGATAAAAATCAGGGTTACTGGTCGCAAAGACGATGATGGAAACGACTTACCCGATCTTGAAGTAGGCGATGATGATTCCGCATACACGGAATGGATCAAAGCCGATCGTAAAGCACTGTCAAATATTAGACTAAGAGTCGAAGGGAACGTACTTACACACATacaatcatgtaaatactccGCCGACGCTTGGAATCTCTTGGCAGCAACATTTCAAGTTAAGGGTACTGTTGGACTAATCGACTTACGAAGAAAGTTCTTCAGCCACAGGATGTCGGACAGCGaagacattgaggaacacATACAACGTATGCGTGGATGgttccaacaaatcaatgacaTCGCACCAAACTCGTGCACTGAAGCCAATTGGATAACCACGTTAGTAGCAAGCCTACCTGACTCATGGGACACGTTCACCCAGTCTGTAAGCTTCGAATTCGACACTGAAGACAAGAATAAATTAGCCAATCAAGTGAGTGACCTACGCTCACGTATTATGGCCGAAGCACACCGAAGAAATACCCGACAACCTGACGGTAAGACTTTCTTTGCTACAAATAAACCGAGCTTCAATAAATTCGTACGTACCAATATGAGTAATAAAGGCCCAGATAAGTCTAAATCAAAATGCAATAACTGCGGAAAGATCGGACACTGGGCAGCCAAATGCCGAGGTCCAGGTGGAGGCGCATTCAAGCCCAACCATTCAAATAAAGGCGGTCAACCAAACAGAAGATTCAACACACCAGGAAAAGCTAGGAATGGCAATGCCCgcacgcatatagccatagCTAATAACTCCGAACATAAAGAATATGCGTTCTCAACCCTTGAGGACGAAATAAGCCTGATAGGCAAGACCCCCAACACCTGGATAGCGGATAGCAGCACTACTACTCACATagcaattgattggaatgcaTTCTCCAATTATACCAAGTCATCCGGCTACGTCGCCGGAGTCACTGGCAAAGAGCCAATAATGGGCCGCGGCACTGTAGAGCTATTGTGCTTAAATAATACAGAGAAGAACAAATACACAAAGATTAGGCTCACCAATGTAGCTCACGTGCTGAGTTTGCCCGCAAACCTAATCAGCTTATCATTAGTAACTGATAAAGGCACTAGAATTCTGATGGATCAGAATGAATTGCAAATACTAGATAAAAACAATAGACCAATCATTATTGGATCAAAGTTGAAAAattgcaaacaaggaaacctTTGGAAGATCAGCATGAAACCCGTAAACAATCGCAATCAGAAGCTCGAGAACAATAAACTTACTGAAATAGTACTGACCAAACAAACCGGACGCACATGGTTTGAATGGCACAAGGTACTTGGGCACATTGGCCCGCAAGCACTCCAACGACTAAAATCCAACAAAGCAATCAACGGAATGGAGATAATAGAAGACAACATTGGACTCAACTTTGAATGCGACGTATGTATGCAGTCAAAAGCACACACCCAACCGTTTCCAAAAGAATCGCAAACCAAAGTGtctgaaattggcaaattAATTGTTACCAATGTATGGGGACCCGCTCAAACTACATCTATAGGACAATACAGATATTATGTATCATTTACTGACGTCGCGACTAGATTCACTTGCTTAGGATTTCTCAAACATAAGGATGAAACTCTGAACAAGTATAAAGCATTCGAAGCAATGATAAATACACAGAAAGATAAAAAGATAAAGCGAGTACACTTTGACAACAGTCGCAAATTTGTAAATAAAGATTGGATCAAGCACACTAACCTGAAAGGTACAATTTTAGAAACCATGGCCCCATACTCAGCGCAACAAAATGGTATTGCTGAAAGGTTAAATTGCACATTAGCAGACAAAGCACGTGCGATGCTACTTGAATTGGGCGCACCAAAGTTCCTTTGGAACAAAGCAATTGCGTACGCCTGTTACCTGAAAAATCAAGTACCAACGCAAGTGCAAGGAAAGTTCTGGAAAACGCCGTTCAAAGCGTTTTGGGGTAAGAGACCCAACGTAAGTGTACTGCAACCATGGGGAACAAAGTGCTATGTACTGGATCAGGGGGAGAGCCGCTCTAAGTTAGAATCAAAGACGTTCACGGCTCTATTTACCGGCATATTGGACGTTCAAGGCAAAAGCTGGCGTTATTACAAAACGGGAGCAAACCGTATATTGCACTCACGCAATATATTGTTCCCAAGAACCCATACACAGGCCGATAACATACACAACAACACGGATTGGGGGGAATCGGTTGTTCCACCTGCTGAGGGGGAGAGAATGACTCGCACCAACAGCACTGCGGAACAACGCGACGAAAATGCTAGAACAGGGGGAGCAAATCAAGTCAGTGAACAAATCAAGTCAGAAACAAAACATACTAGTGAGCTGAAAGATATaaaaagcaaaggaaagaaCAAACAGAAAGCATCGAACTCACCAAGCCAATCTACTGAGCCTAAACTCACTACTCACGCTGCTGTTCCTAAACCCAGCTCTACTCGTTCTAAGCTTACTATGCCCCACTCTGGGACTCGTCTTGATACTGCTGAATCTGCTTGCAAGATCAATGCAAACCCCTCCCTCAAGTCCTCTGGCGTCCAAACCCATCGCCAAAACCCCAACAAGCCCAAGCTCACCTTGGACACCAACTATGGAGGTGTCAAGATCACTGTCAAAGACACCGCCGCCGCTCCCACCGGTTTGTCTAGCCCAAACATCCCTGGTGCATTCACTAACTATGTTACAGAACTCAACAAATACTGCAATGACTCAGGAAGCGATTACTccgacgcatacatccttgGAACAAGTGCAAATCAACACGATTCAGTCACCAACATCACCTTGTTTTGTTCCCACATCCCCTCGCTTGTCTCCGACACTTTGTCTATTATATCCGCCCCAACTATCCCGACCAAACTCGCCTCTGAATTGGCCGCACAGGAGGAACCACGGATCCCGGCCTTCACCCCGACCGGTGAGTTGGCTGGACGATTTGGTGAACTCAAACTTACCTCAGAACACTTCCCACCGCCAGCAGAATCCATCCTGGAGACCTTCACAAACAACGACCCACACTGGGTTTTTGCCGCCAACCTTCCGGCAACCAGCAATAACCCGACCACTGAGGAGGCATTATTGGGACCAGACGcggacaaatggaaggcaGCAATGGAACAGGAGATCGCAACCTTGGAGAAACAGGGAACGTACAACACCTCAACGCTCCCACCAGGCAGGAAGGCGATGGGATGCCGATGGGTACTCACAATCAAACAAAACAAGGAGGGCCAACCCATCCAATACAAGGCGCAACTAGTTGTGCAAGGTTACAGCCAACAGCCGGGTATTGACTATGGCCAAACGTTTGCTCCAGTGGTACGTTTAGATTCTATCCGTACACTCACATCACTTGCCAATCAAAACAATTGGGACATCCAACAGCTCGACGTTACATCGGCGTACTTACATGCTGACATCAAAGAAGAGCTTTACATGCGTCAAATACCATACTTTGACGACGGATCCAGCAACGTTCTGCACCTATGCCAATCACTATACGGCCTTAAACAAGCCGGACGCATGTGGAATT ACGCCTGTGTGTACCACTGGATCATGGACATATCCGGCAAACTCTACGTATTGATTGTTGCCGTCCATGTTGATGACTCAATCATAATTACAACCCCCAACAACACCGACTTCGTAGTATCCAAATTACTTTGTGAATTTGAGATGCGCGACCTTGGACCCATCCGTCATTTTTTAGGTATACATTTCAAACGGTATAGACAACAAG GCCTTAAAGATGCATACCCAGCCGATACTCCAATGAGTCTGAATGTGCAACTTACACGATATGATGGAATTAAGCCAAAATTTCCATACGGCATATTTGTCG CTCAATACACAACATGCTATGGTCCCGCTCACGTGACGGCGATCAAACGAGTTATACGTTACCTTAAAGGAACATCATTCCTTGGGCTATTGTATAAGCAATCGGAGGCCGAAGTCGGATTCGGAGAAGTTGGCTACTCTGATGCCGATTGGGGAAGTAACTTACTTGACCGTAAGTCTATTTCCGGCAATGTATACTTATTGGGCGGAGCCGCCGTTTCTTGGTCTGCTAAGAAGCAACCAACGGTCGCATTATTGACCATGGAAGCAGAGTACATGGCATTATCACACGCATGTACTCAGGCAATTTGGTTCCGTCAATTCTTCCAGGAACTATATTACCCAGCTGACGCTCCCACACTCATACTTTCAGACAACCTTGCCGCCCTAACGTTATCCGTTGAGTCGCAGTTCCACGGTCGTTCAAAGCACATCGACATCCGCCATCACTTCATGCGCGATACTATCGAGAAGCGTATGATCTCTACGCTGTATGTGCCATCGAACGAGAACCTAGCTGATGCGCTTACTAAAGCCCTACCAGCACCGCAATTTAATTACCTGACGAACGCGATTATGGGCGAACAGGTATTTGAAGGAcccgaagaggaagaagcggattAG